In Buchnera aphidicola (Takecallis taiwana), the genomic stretch GATTGGTAATATTGAAGAAGCAATAAAAAAGGCAAAAATATTATAATTAATGTGGAGTGTTGCACGATGGATTGTTTTTTAAATGTAATTAGTATAAAACAACATTTATTTTCTGGTGCTATTCAAAAAATTCATATTACTGGATATCAAGGTGTATTAAATATTTATCCTGGGCATGCACCATTATTAACGATGATTAGAGCAGGATTATTATCGATTTTTACTAACGATAATACACAATACTTATATGTTTCAAGGGGTATTTTAGAAGTACAGCCTTTTGTTATTTATGTTTTACCAGATGAAGGATGTTTTTTAAGTGATTTAAAATACGATGAATTAATATATCAAAAAAAACAGCTTAGTAAATCAATATTACAAGTTAAAGATAGCGAAAAAAAAATTTTACAGCGTCAATTATTAGATATCGTACTAAAAATTAAATTAATAAATAATTATTGTAACATTTCATAAAATAGAAGTATTTAAAGCGTTAAATTTTAAATATCAATATTTTCAACCATGAGGGCATTCTTTTCTATAAAGATTTTACGCGGTTCGACTAAATCACCCATGAGCGTTTGAAATAATGTACTTGCGGATTCGGCATCTTTTATTGTTACTTGTAACATATTACGTGTTTGAGGATTCATAGTCGTTTCCCATAATTGCTGAGGATTCATTTCTCCTAGTCCTTTATATCTTTGTATATGTATTTCTTTTTGAACGGTATTCATAAGCCATTCGGTTGTGGATCTTAGGTTAATAATTTTATGTATTTCGTTACCTTTTTGAATATAATCGCCGTTTTGAATTAATTCACTCCATTGAGTATGTATTTTTTGCATGTGTGTATATTCACTACTTAATAATAATTTATTAGTAATATAATAAGTATTATTTTTTGTATTTAATCTATTATATTCTAAAATTCTTGGTTCAAAA encodes the following:
- the atpC gene encoding ATP synthase F1 subunit epsilon produces the protein MDCFLNVISIKQHLFSGAIQKIHITGYQGVLNIYPGHAPLLTMIRAGLLSIFTNDNTQYLYVSRGILEVQPFVIYVLPDEGCFLSDLKYDELIYQKKQLSKSILQVKDSEKKILQRQLLDIVLKIKLINNYCNIS